One genomic segment of Acidimicrobiales bacterium includes these proteins:
- a CDS encoding SDR family oxidoreductase, with amino-acid sequence MFEIEGRVALVTGAGQNVGAGIARLLAAQGAALIVNDVRPERAAETVAAIEDAGGRALVAGFDVTDYDEVVAELARAEAQLGPVDILVNNAGNGGVGGMRPTPFRESDPASWDGPVDVNLFGVMNCSRAVINPMCERGWGRIITIASGAGVTGLNIGVAAYGAGKGGAIGFMRHLAVENARHGVTANSLAIGLMTMEDTTVTEALARQIPVKRTGVPEDIGYACVYLASPEASWVTGQTIHVNGGSLTT; translated from the coding sequence GTGTTCGAGATCGAGGGCAGGGTCGCGCTGGTCACCGGCGCCGGACAGAACGTCGGCGCGGGCATCGCCCGGCTCCTCGCCGCGCAGGGCGCGGCGCTGATCGTCAACGACGTGCGCCCCGAACGGGCCGCCGAGACGGTGGCCGCCATCGAAGACGCCGGGGGTCGGGCCCTCGTGGCCGGCTTCGACGTGACCGACTACGACGAGGTCGTCGCCGAGCTGGCCCGGGCGGAGGCGCAGCTCGGGCCGGTCGACATCCTCGTCAACAACGCCGGGAACGGCGGGGTGGGCGGGATGCGCCCCACCCCGTTCCGAGAGAGCGACCCGGCGTCGTGGGACGGGCCCGTCGACGTGAACCTCTTCGGCGTCATGAACTGCAGCCGGGCCGTGATCAACCCCATGTGCGAACGGGGCTGGGGGCGGATCATCACCATCGCCTCCGGCGCGGGTGTGACGGGCCTCAACATCGGCGTGGCGGCGTACGGGGCCGGCAAGGGCGGCGCCATCGGCTTCATGCGCCACCTGGCCGTGGAGAACGCCCGCCACGGGGTCACCGCCAACAGCCTCGCCATCGGCCTGATGACGATGGAGGACACGACGGTCACCGAGGCGCTGGCCAGGCAGATCCCGGTGAAGCGGACGGGGGTGCCCGAGGACATCGGCTACGCCTGCGTCTACCTCGCCTCCCCGGAGGCGAGCTGGGTGACCGGCCAGACCATCCACGTGAACGGCGGCAGCCTCACCACCTGA
- a CDS encoding nuclear transport factor 2 family protein: MTDRATIVDICDRYIAGVAAGDVDAVMALYGADPVVEDPIGSEPKRGRDAVRAFYQGVVDMGVKLSMARVGPVCVVGDEAGFMFRIDIDLGETTMSMTTLDTMIFDADGLIVSMRAYADGEADPDDG; this comes from the coding sequence ATGACCGACCGGGCGACCATCGTCGACATCTGCGACCGCTACATCGCCGGCGTCGCCGCCGGCGACGTCGACGCCGTGATGGCCCTCTACGGGGCCGATCCGGTCGTGGAGGACCCCATCGGCTCGGAACCGAAGCGGGGCCGCGACGCCGTGCGGGCCTTCTACCAGGGCGTGGTCGACATGGGGGTGAAGCTGTCGATGGCCCGGGTCGGACCGGTGTGCGTCGTCGGCGACGAGGCCGGCTTCATGTTCCGCATCGACATCGACCTCGGCGAGACCACGATGTCGATGACCACCCTCGACACCATGATCTTCGACGCCGACGGCCTGATCGTGTCGATGCGGGCCTACGCCGACGGCGAGGCCGACCCCGACGACGGCTGA
- a CDS encoding NDMA-dependent alcohol dehydrogenase: MRTRAAVLHAPHTEYVIEEIELDPPKEGEVLVKFAASGMCHSDEHMVTGDMAMDPAVVEMLGWQQYPIILGHEGGGVVVEVGPGVTELAVGDQVVTSFIPSCGRCPSCASGHQNLCDNGAHLLSGHQADGTSRHHTLDGRDIATMCCLGTFAEHSVVHVNSLVKIEPDLPLDKACLVGCGVTTGWGSATYAADVAPGETVVVIGTGGVGMNAVQGAHLAGARYVVAIDPVEFKREQAQQFGATHAVATVEEAQALLGELTWGRNAEKVIVTVGEGKGADVGSYLSMVSKGGKLVFTSVTDMNANDVTLNLFELSMMEKSIVGTIFGSANPRYDIPRLLGLYRSGQLKLDELITKTYTLDEINQGYQDMRDGKNIRGVIVYETAS; encoded by the coding sequence ATGAGGACCCGTGCCGCCGTGCTGCACGCACCGCACACCGAGTACGTGATCGAGGAGATCGAGCTCGATCCGCCGAAGGAGGGCGAGGTCCTCGTCAAGTTCGCCGCCAGCGGGATGTGCCACTCCGACGAGCACATGGTGACCGGCGACATGGCCATGGATCCGGCCGTCGTGGAGATGCTCGGCTGGCAGCAGTACCCGATCATCCTCGGCCACGAGGGCGGCGGCGTGGTCGTCGAGGTCGGCCCGGGCGTGACCGAGCTGGCCGTCGGCGACCAGGTCGTCACGTCGTTCATCCCCTCCTGCGGCCGATGCCCCTCCTGTGCGAGCGGCCACCAGAACCTGTGCGACAACGGCGCCCACCTCCTCTCGGGCCACCAGGCCGACGGCACCAGCCGGCACCACACCCTCGATGGCCGGGACATCGCCACGATGTGCTGCCTCGGCACCTTCGCCGAGCACTCGGTCGTCCACGTCAACTCGCTCGTCAAGATCGAGCCGGACCTGCCCCTCGACAAGGCCTGCCTCGTGGGCTGTGGCGTCACCACCGGGTGGGGATCGGCCACCTACGCGGCCGACGTCGCCCCCGGCGAGACGGTGGTCGTCATCGGCACCGGCGGTGTCGGCATGAACGCCGTGCAGGGCGCCCACCTGGCCGGGGCCCGCTACGTCGTGGCCATCGACCCCGTGGAGTTCAAGCGGGAGCAGGCCCAGCAGTTCGGGGCCACCCACGCCGTGGCCACCGTCGAGGAGGCCCAGGCCCTGCTCGGCGAGCTGACGTGGGGTCGCAACGCCGAGAAGGTGATCGTCACCGTCGGCGAGGGCAAGGGCGCCGACGTCGGGAGCTATCTCTCGATGGTGAGCAAGGGCGGCAAGCTCGTCTTCACGTCGGTGACCGACATGAACGCCAACGACGTCACCCTCAACCTCTTCGAGCTCTCCATGATGGAGAAGTCGATCGTCGGCACCATCTTCGGCAGCGCCAACCCCCGCTACGACATCCCCCGGCTGCTCGGTCTCTACCGCAGCGGGCAGCTCAAGCTCGACGAGCTGATCACGAAGACCTACACGCTCGACGAGATCAACCAGGGCTACCAGGACATGCGCGACGGCAAGAACATCCGGGGCGTCATCGTCTACGAGACGGCGTCATGA
- a CDS encoding nitronate monooxygenase family protein has product MRTPICERLGIEFPIFAFSHCRDVVAAVTNAGGFGVLGALAFGPERLEIELNWIDEHVGGRPYGVDFAMPVNYVGKGGGEGASFESLDAMIPQEHRDFVDDLLERHGVPELPADLEDGPVAAAGLGVDEMGPSQIEVCLAHPGVKMIVNALGPPPQYVVDQAHAAGLLVGGLAGSKVHAERQVAIGVDVIVAQGTEAGGHCGEISTMVLVPEVVDAVGPDVPVLAAGGIATGRQMTAALALGAQGVWTGSMWLTVAEADTSPAALENMLAATSRDTVRSKAMTGKPARQLRTAWTDAWEADDAPDTLPMPLQGILHQEAGRRTQRVQNRDLIGFPVGQIVGRMNKVRPSKDLVLEMVEEWIDTTERLSGLLVED; this is encoded by the coding sequence ATGCGCACACCCATCTGCGAGCGGCTCGGCATCGAGTTCCCGATCTTCGCGTTCTCGCACTGCCGCGACGTCGTCGCCGCCGTCACCAACGCCGGGGGCTTCGGTGTGCTGGGCGCCCTCGCGTTCGGCCCGGAGCGCCTCGAGATCGAGTTGAACTGGATCGACGAGCACGTCGGCGGCCGGCCCTACGGCGTCGACTTCGCGATGCCGGTCAACTACGTCGGCAAGGGCGGTGGTGAGGGGGCCAGCTTCGAGAGCCTCGACGCCATGATCCCCCAGGAGCACCGTGACTTCGTCGACGACCTCCTCGAGCGTCACGGGGTCCCCGAGCTGCCCGCCGACCTCGAGGACGGGCCGGTGGCGGCGGCCGGGCTCGGTGTCGACGAGATGGGCCCGAGCCAGATCGAGGTGTGCCTCGCCCATCCCGGCGTGAAGATGATCGTCAACGCCCTCGGGCCCCCGCCGCAGTACGTCGTCGACCAGGCCCACGCCGCGGGGCTCCTCGTCGGCGGCCTCGCCGGGTCGAAGGTGCACGCCGAGCGCCAGGTCGCCATCGGGGTCGACGTGATCGTGGCCCAGGGCACCGAGGCCGGCGGGCACTGCGGCGAGATCTCGACGATGGTCCTCGTGCCCGAGGTCGTCGACGCCGTCGGGCCCGACGTGCCGGTCCTGGCCGCGGGTGGCATCGCCACCGGTCGCCAGATGACGGCGGCCCTCGCCCTCGGCGCCCAGGGCGTGTGGACCGGGTCGATGTGGCTCACCGTCGCCGAGGCCGACACCAGCCCCGCCGCCCTCGAGAACATGCTGGCCGCGACCTCCCGGGACACGGTGCGCTCCAAGGCCATGACCGGCAAGCCCGCCCGCCAGCTGCGCACCGCCTGGACCGACGCGTGGGAGGCCGACGACGCCCCCGACACCCTCCCGATGCCGCTGCAGGGCATCCTGCACCAGGAGGCGGGCCGGCGCACCCAGCGGGTGCAGAACCGCGACCTGATCGGCTTCCCGGTGGGCCAGATCGTCGGGCGGATGAACAAGGTCCGCCCGTCGAAGGACCTCGTGCTCGAGATGGTCGAGGAGTGGATCGACACGACCGAGCGGCTCTCGGGCCTCCTCGTCGAGGACTGA
- a CDS encoding cytochrome P450, which yields MTATAPTDAPVLHDPRTYDGGVPYEYYRWLRDSDPVSHHDHPAYPGGYWAVTRHEDVQRVSRDSATFRNAPNPFLDDGTASPDADAGTSELLISLDAPEHIKLRKLINKGFTPRRVADLSDRLLERTNAIIDDLMDRQSADLVHDLALWLPLHVIADMVGVPEEDRTKVFEWTELTFGFDPEVTADQRSQAMVDMFVYADALASEREQNPQDDLMSVLLAAEVDGEQLTKLQIELFFLLLQNAGSETTRNLITTGTLTLLQHPDQLAMLRGDLSILPTAIEELLRHATPVVQFTRTPVTDVELGGRHISAGERVLMVYAAANRDERAFVDPDGIDLRRDPNDHVAFGAGGPHFCLGANLARLEARIMFEAILTRFEGLEVAGDPADFPRVNSNLIDGFVELPITWSGIRPATT from the coding sequence ATGACCGCCACCGCGCCGACCGACGCCCCGGTGCTGCACGATCCCCGCACCTACGACGGGGGAGTGCCCTACGAGTACTACCGGTGGCTCCGCGACAGCGACCCCGTGTCGCACCACGACCACCCGGCCTATCCGGGCGGCTACTGGGCGGTGACCCGCCACGAGGACGTCCAGCGCGTCTCTCGCGACTCCGCGACCTTCCGCAACGCCCCCAACCCGTTCCTCGACGACGGCACGGCCTCGCCCGACGCCGATGCCGGCACGAGCGAGCTGCTCATCAGCCTCGACGCCCCCGAGCACATCAAGCTGCGCAAGCTGATCAACAAGGGCTTCACGCCCCGCCGGGTCGCCGACCTCTCTGACCGTCTCCTCGAGCGCACCAACGCCATCATCGACGACCTCATGGATCGCCAGAGCGCCGATCTGGTCCACGACCTGGCGCTGTGGCTCCCGTTGCACGTGATCGCCGACATGGTCGGTGTCCCCGAGGAGGACCGCACGAAGGTCTTCGAGTGGACCGAGCTCACCTTCGGCTTCGACCCCGAGGTCACCGCCGACCAGCGCTCTCAGGCGATGGTCGACATGTTCGTGTACGCCGACGCGCTGGCCAGTGAGCGCGAGCAGAACCCGCAGGACGACCTCATGAGCGTCCTGCTCGCCGCCGAGGTCGACGGCGAGCAGCTCACGAAGCTGCAGATCGAGCTGTTCTTCCTGCTGCTGCAGAACGCCGGGAGCGAGACGACGCGCAACCTCATCACGACCGGCACGCTCACGTTGCTGCAGCACCCGGACCAGCTGGCCATGTTGCGCGGCGACCTCTCGATCCTGCCCACCGCGATCGAGGAGCTGCTCCGCCACGCCACGCCGGTCGTGCAGTTCACCCGGACGCCGGTCACCGACGTCGAGCTGGGCGGTCGACACATCTCGGCGGGGGAGCGGGTGCTGATGGTCTACGCGGCCGCGAACCGCGACGAGCGCGCCTTCGTCGACCCCGACGGGATCGACCTGCGCCGCGACCCGAACGACCACGTGGCCTTCGGGGCCGGCGGGCCCCACTTCTGCCTGGGAGCGAACCTCGCCCGGTTGGAGGCCAGGATCATGTTCGAGGCCATTCTCACGCGCTTCGAGGGGCTCGAGGTGGCCGGGGACCCGGCCGACTTCCCCCGGGTCAACTCGAACCTGATCGACGGGTTCGTGGAGTTGCCGATCACGTGGTCGGGCATCCGGCCCGCGACGACGTAG
- a CDS encoding YceI family protein translates to MSTIHDLTPGTWTIDPSHTTVGFVGRHVVVAKVRGRFGAVDGTVTVAEDRLQSTVSASIDMGSVETGDEKRDEHLRSADFFAVDEYPTMTFVSTAITQKGDDYVLTGDLTIKGVTRSVDLDLEFDGVSPDPWGGTRAGFSARGEINRRDWGMEFNVKLDTGGVLVGEKVKIDLDVELVAQVPADAAV, encoded by the coding sequence ATGAGCACCATCCACGACCTCACCCCCGGCACCTGGACGATCGACCCGTCCCACACCACCGTCGGCTTCGTCGGTCGCCACGTCGTCGTGGCCAAGGTCCGCGGCCGATTCGGCGCCGTCGACGGCACCGTCACCGTCGCCGAGGACCGGCTGCAGTCGACGGTCAGCGCCTCGATCGACATGGGCAGCGTCGAGACCGGCGACGAGAAGCGCGACGAGCACCTGCGCAGCGCGGACTTCTTCGCCGTCGACGAGTACCCGACGATGACCTTCGTCAGCACGGCGATCACGCAGAAGGGCGACGACTACGTCCTGACCGGCGACCTCACCATCAAGGGTGTCACCCGCTCGGTCGACCTCGACCTCGAGTTCGACGGCGTGAGCCCGGACCCGTGGGGCGGCACCCGGGCGGGGTTCAGCGCCCGCGGCGAGATCAACCGTCGCGACTGGGGCATGGAGTTCAACGTGAAGCTCGACACCGGCGGCGTGCTCGTCGGCGAGAAGGTGAAGATCGACCTCGACGTGGAGCTGGTGGCCCAGGTGCCCGCCGACGCCGCGGTCTGA
- a CDS encoding MarR family transcriptional regulator, with protein sequence MTRWLDDDEMAAWLGFIGLHAELMAELEDDLVHGHGITAGDYGVLVNLAEADGGGLRMCDLAARLHLSPSGLTRRLDGLVRQGLVVREPARDDRRVILAVLTPDGRARLEQAAPDHVAGVRRGLFDHLTPAQVRQLAGLFDTIQRGRAQARAVAAEAS encoded by the coding sequence ATGACGCGGTGGCTGGACGACGACGAGATGGCAGCGTGGCTGGGCTTCATCGGCCTGCACGCCGAGTTGATGGCCGAGCTCGAGGACGACCTCGTGCACGGCCACGGGATCACCGCCGGTGACTACGGGGTGCTCGTCAACCTGGCCGAGGCCGACGGGGGTGGGCTGCGGATGTGCGATCTCGCCGCTCGCCTCCACCTCTCACCGAGCGGCCTGACCCGTCGACTCGACGGCCTGGTGCGCCAGGGCCTCGTGGTCCGCGAGCCCGCCCGTGACGATCGTCGGGTCATCCTGGCCGTGCTCACGCCCGACGGCCGGGCCCGCCTGGAGCAGGCGGCCCCGGACCACGTCGCCGGCGTGCGCCGCGGCCTGTTCGATCACCTGACACCGGCCCAGGTCCGCCAGCTCGCCGGGTTGTTCGACACGATCCAGCGCGGACGGGCGCAGGCCCGAGCGGTCGCCGCCGAGGCCTCCTGA
- a CDS encoding sulfatase-like hydrolase/transferase, whose product MTGDDVDADRARLDLLGGPQTSPHYPRGWAMAGNTPFRLYKINTHAGGHTVPFIVSWPDRLAAEGGALRRQYAHVADLMPTFLELAGVEARPERRGAPAKPITGTSMATTLFSAEAADTRTEAVYEMIGHRGFYRDGWEVVTLHQPWTPFDDGEWELYDLRRDPTELTNLAATEPERTAELAAAWEQAAWATQVFPLDEGTGLKYVIRPPHTDVLRAPLTIRPGTPTLERWRSLQLVWMCGVDIRVRLDVADGDVGTLVAHGDQSGGYALYLLDGRRPVLRHNDGRGGVTELAGDPLAPGTHEVGARFDALAGNRWRLHVVVDEVDVASGPEVPMLFGMAPFEGITVGSDPRSPVSWDLYEAHRSFPFTGRIESVTYTPLDGPPDMPDDVVAMLRQMGARFD is encoded by the coding sequence ATGACCGGTGACGACGTCGACGCCGACCGGGCCCGCCTCGACCTGCTGGGCGGCCCGCAGACGTCGCCGCACTACCCGCGTGGCTGGGCGATGGCGGGCAACACGCCGTTCCGGCTCTACAAGATCAACACCCACGCCGGCGGCCACACCGTGCCGTTCATCGTGAGCTGGCCGGACCGCCTCGCCGCGGAGGGCGGGGCTCTCCGTCGCCAGTACGCGCACGTCGCCGACCTGATGCCGACGTTCCTCGAGCTGGCCGGCGTCGAGGCCCGCCCCGAGCGTCGCGGCGCGCCGGCCAAGCCGATCACGGGGACGAGCATGGCGACCACGTTGTTCTCGGCCGAGGCCGCCGACACCCGCACCGAGGCCGTCTACGAGATGATCGGACACCGGGGCTTCTACCGCGACGGGTGGGAGGTGGTCACCCTCCACCAACCGTGGACGCCATTCGACGACGGCGAATGGGAGCTCTACGACCTGCGCCGGGACCCCACCGAGCTGACGAACCTGGCCGCGACCGAGCCCGAGCGGACCGCCGAGTTGGCCGCGGCGTGGGAGCAGGCGGCCTGGGCCACCCAGGTCTTCCCGCTCGACGAGGGCACAGGGCTCAAGTACGTGATCCGGCCGCCCCACACCGACGTGCTGCGCGCCCCGCTCACCATCCGACCGGGGACCCCCACCCTCGAGCGGTGGCGGTCGCTCCAGCTCGTCTGGATGTGCGGCGTCGACATCCGTGTCCGCCTCGACGTCGCCGACGGCGACGTGGGGACCCTCGTCGCCCACGGTGACCAGAGCGGCGGCTACGCCCTGTACCTCCTCGACGGCCGGCGGCCCGTGCTGCGCCACAACGACGGGCGCGGCGGTGTCACCGAGCTGGCCGGCGACCCGCTCGCCCCCGGCACCCACGAGGTGGGCGCCCGATTCGACGCCCTCGCCGGGAACCGGTGGCGCCTGCACGTGGTCGTCGACGAGGTGGACGTCGCCTCGGGGCCCGAGGTGCCGATGCTCTTCGGGATGGCGCCCTTCGAGGGCATCACGGTGGGGAGCGACCCCCGCTCGCCGGTGTCGTGGGACCTCTACGAGGCCCACCGCTCGTTCCCGTTCACGGGGAGGATCGAGTCGGTCACCTACACGCCGCTCGACGGCCCTCCCGACATGCCCGACGACGTGGTGGCCATGCTGCGCCAGATGGGCGCCCGGTTCGACTGA
- a CDS encoding sulfatase-like hydrolase/transferase: MAEGHDAYAGFEGRVGRVFATSEPWWPPRPQAPEGAPNIVVILVDDLGYADLGCYGSEIATPNIDRLAAGGLRYTNFHSAPMCSPTRAALLTGMEPHLAGVGTVAHSDPGFPGYAMELAPDVVTLPETLRSAGYATYMVGKWHLSKDSDQSDAGPRDSWPCQRGFDRYYGFLDAFTNLHQPHRLVSDNQAVEIDSYPDDYYFTDDITDRAIAWMKAGKAADPTKPFFTYVAHGAVHAPLHAPADAIARQKGRYDAGWDALREARYRRQLELGVVAPGVELAPRNTEPGNDVAPWDSLTAPQQELFSRHMEVFAAMVETVDASTGRILDALEEMGELDNTIVVFTSDNGASREGEEVARARTWST; the protein is encoded by the coding sequence ATGGCTGAGGGACACGACGCATACGCGGGGTTCGAGGGACGCGTCGGGCGGGTGTTCGCCACCTCGGAGCCGTGGTGGCCGCCGCGGCCCCAGGCCCCCGAGGGGGCGCCCAACATCGTCGTGATCCTGGTCGACGACCTCGGCTACGCCGACCTCGGGTGCTACGGCAGCGAGATCGCCACCCCGAACATCGACCGGCTCGCCGCCGGGGGCCTGCGCTACACGAACTTCCACTCCGCGCCGATGTGCTCGCCGACCCGGGCGGCGCTCCTCACCGGCATGGAGCCCCACCTCGCCGGCGTCGGGACGGTGGCCCACTCCGACCCCGGCTTCCCGGGCTACGCCATGGAGCTGGCCCCCGACGTGGTGACGCTCCCCGAGACGCTGCGCAGTGCGGGCTACGCGACCTACATGGTCGGCAAGTGGCACCTCAGCAAGGACTCCGACCAGTCCGACGCCGGCCCTCGCGACTCCTGGCCCTGCCAGCGCGGCTTCGACCGCTACTACGGCTTCCTCGACGCCTTCACCAACCTGCACCAGCCCCACCGCCTGGTCTCGGACAACCAGGCCGTCGAGATCGACAGCTACCCCGACGACTACTACTTCACCGACGACATCACCGATCGGGCCATCGCCTGGATGAAGGCCGGCAAGGCCGCCGACCCGACCAAGCCCTTCTTCACCTACGTCGCCCACGGAGCGGTGCACGCCCCGCTGCACGCCCCCGCCGACGCCATCGCCCGCCAGAAGGGCCGGTACGACGCCGGGTGGGACGCGCTGCGCGAGGCGCGCTACCGACGCCAGCTCGAGCTGGGCGTCGTGGCGCCGGGTGTCGAGCTGGCCCCCCGCAACACCGAGCCCGGCAACGACGTGGCGCCGTGGGACTCCCTCACCGCCCCGCAACAGGAGCTCTTCTCCCGCCACATGGAGGTCTTCGCGGCGATGGTGGAGACCGTCGACGCGTCGACCGGCCGGATCCTCGATGCGCTCGAGGAGATGGGCGAGCTCGACAACACCATCGTGGTCTTCACCTCCGACAACGGCGCCTCACGCGAGGGCGAGGAGGTGGCACGAGCTCGTACATGGTCCACCTGA
- a CDS encoding endonuclease/exonuclease/phosphatase family protein: MRVVTWNLQGRVGDWRERERAIVATIDGVRPDVVTVQESWVEAGGATQADVIAGELGWHAVTAAELAGFARYPDAPYWVVNAVLSRWPLAVEAVHPLDDEHGRPTWRHALVVRVDRPAGEGGPFPVVGTHLEHGLDRSATRVAQARHLATTVAEVLGDRARRSTRLPAVLAGDLNAVPWSDEVRALTGAAEPLVEGLVFVDAWDAAGHTDRGATWSAANPLVPKRAVHPDRRLDYVMVSWPRRRNAGHVASCSLAGTEPVDGVWASDHFAVVAEIDM, from the coding sequence GTGCGGGTGGTGACGTGGAACCTCCAGGGACGGGTCGGCGACTGGCGGGAACGTGAACGGGCCATCGTCGCCACCATCGACGGCGTGCGCCCCGACGTCGTGACCGTGCAGGAGTCCTGGGTCGAGGCCGGCGGCGCGACACAGGCTGACGTCATCGCCGGGGAACTGGGCTGGCACGCCGTGACCGCCGCGGAGCTGGCCGGGTTCGCCCGCTACCCGGACGCGCCCTACTGGGTGGTCAACGCCGTGCTGTCGCGGTGGCCGCTGGCCGTCGAGGCCGTCCATCCCCTCGACGACGAGCACGGTCGACCGACGTGGCGCCACGCGCTGGTCGTCCGTGTGGACCGCCCTGCGGGCGAGGGCGGGCCGTTCCCGGTGGTGGGGACCCACCTCGAGCACGGCCTCGACCGATCGGCGACCCGCGTCGCCCAGGCCCGCCATCTCGCCACGACGGTGGCCGAGGTCCTCGGCGACCGGGCCCGGCGCTCGACCCGGCTTCCCGCCGTCCTGGCCGGCGATCTGAACGCCGTCCCGTGGTCCGACGAGGTCCGGGCGCTGACCGGCGCCGCCGAACCCCTCGTCGAGGGGCTCGTGTTCGTCGATGCGTGGGACGCCGCGGGGCACACCGATCGGGGCGCCACCTGGTCGGCCGCCAACCCGCTGGTGCCGAAGCGGGCCGTGCACCCCGACCGGCGCCTCGACTACGTGATGGTCAGCTGGCCGAGACGCCGCAACGCCGGGCACGTGGCCTCGTGCTCGCTCGCCGGCACCGAGCCCGTCGACGGGGTCTGGGCGTCGGACCACTTCGCGGTCGTCGCCGAGATCGACATGTGA
- a CDS encoding acyl--CoA ligase, whose translation MDADQVAQFQFAGQDIPWLLDEWVARQPDKPLLVWEPRSGEHRTWSYAAFVRDARRLAVGLSARGVGKGDMVVIHADNCPEMVLAWYACAHVGAVGVTTNTRSVGAEMRYFIEHTGAVAAITQPQYAAVVADSGPALKWIAVTADDGGEPAAPEAAAAVADGDFVPFEDLFGDDEAYAPRPAEPMLPAGIMFTSGTTSRPKAVVHTHANALWAAKVGPTNISIGNDDTYLIFLPFFHVNAQSWSMWTTVLGAGGTIVLQPKFSSSRFWEVVVRHGVTHISIIPFVLKAVAGQPVPESRLRVGVFGLVMPQMGALLGGVDIVPAYGMTETVIHATGWVPNRLIPQGSMGKPTPGYEVLVVDQDTGEICAPGEVGELWVRGTRGIQLFLEYYGAPEANEKSFTEDGWFKTGDRVRQGPNGELVYSERDKDVLKVGGENVSAKEIEDLIRTVPGVGDVAVVGRSHEMLDVVPVAFVIAGPDAPDEAEHERLIIERCAADLSDFKVPRAVHRVEDFPRATLDKVAKNKLRDRAEELAPSS comes from the coding sequence ATGGACGCCGACCAGGTGGCGCAGTTCCAGTTCGCAGGCCAGGACATCCCCTGGCTGCTCGACGAGTGGGTGGCCCGCCAGCCCGACAAGCCCCTCCTGGTGTGGGAGCCCCGAAGTGGCGAGCACCGGACGTGGAGCTACGCCGCGTTCGTCCGCGACGCCCGGCGCCTGGCGGTGGGACTGTCCGCCCGCGGGGTCGGCAAGGGCGACATGGTGGTCATCCACGCCGACAACTGCCCCGAGATGGTGCTCGCCTGGTACGCCTGCGCCCACGTCGGTGCGGTGGGCGTCACCACCAACACCCGCAGCGTGGGCGCGGAGATGCGCTACTTCATCGAGCACACCGGTGCCGTCGCGGCGATCACCCAACCCCAGTACGCGGCGGTGGTGGCCGACAGCGGGCCGGCGCTGAAGTGGATCGCCGTCACCGCCGACGACGGTGGCGAGCCGGCCGCGCCCGAGGCTGCCGCCGCGGTCGCCGACGGCGACTTCGTGCCCTTCGAGGACCTCTTCGGCGACGACGAGGCCTACGCACCCCGCCCTGCGGAGCCGATGCTGCCCGCCGGGATCATGTTCACGTCGGGGACGACGTCGCGGCCCAAGGCGGTGGTGCACACCCACGCCAACGCCCTGTGGGCGGCGAAGGTCGGGCCGACCAACATCTCCATCGGCAACGACGACACCTATCTGATCTTCCTCCCCTTCTTCCACGTCAACGCCCAGAGCTGGTCGATGTGGACGACCGTGCTCGGCGCCGGCGGGACGATCGTGCTGCAACCGAAGTTCTCGTCGAGCCGTTTCTGGGAGGTCGTGGTCCGCCACGGGGTGACCCACATCTCGATCATCCCGTTCGTGCTCAAGGCGGTGGCCGGCCAACCGGTCCCCGAGAGCCGGCTGCGGGTCGGGGTGTTCGGGCTGGTGATGCCCCAGATGGGCGCCCTCCTCGGCGGGGTGGACATCGTGCCCGCCTACGGCATGACCGAGACCGTCATCCACGCCACCGGCTGGGTCCCGAACCGGCTGATCCCCCAGGGCTCGATGGGCAAGCCCACGCCCGGCTACGAGGTGCTGGTCGTCGATCAGGACACCGGCGAGATCTGCGCACCCGGCGAGGTCGGCGAGCTGTGGGTGCGGGGCACCCGTGGCATCCAGCTGTTCCTCGAGTACTACGGCGCCCCCGAGGCCAACGAGAAGAGCTTCACGGAGGACGGCTGGTTCAAGACCGGTGACCGCGTCCGCCAGGGGCCCAACGGTGAGCTCGTCTACTCCGAGCGCGACAAGGACGTCCTGAAGGTGGGCGGCGAGAACGTGTCGGCCAAGGAGATCGAGGACCTCATCCGCACGGTTCCCGGCGTGGGCGACGTGGCGGTCGTGGGCCGCTCTCACGAGATGCTCGACGTGGTGCCGGTGGCCTTCGTGATCGCCGGCCCCGATGCGCCCGACGAGGCCGAGCACGAGCGCCTGATCATCGAGCGGTGCGCGGCCGACCTGAGTGATTTCAAGGTGCCGAGGGCGGTGCACCGTGTGGAGGACTTTCCTCGGGCGACGCTCGACAAGGTCGCCAAGAACAAGCTGCGTGACCGCGCCGAGGAGCTCGCCCCGAGCTCCTGA